Proteins co-encoded in one Oceanococcus atlanticus genomic window:
- a CDS encoding ROK family protein, which yields MRIGVDLGGTKIEGVVLNGNQVVARLRVATPQGNYAATLDAVSALVDALEQQTGQRALPLGLGHPGSIDPHSGLLRNANSVCLNGRALKQDLEARLDRPLALANDANCLALSELYDGAARGLQSAFLVILGTGVGGAVVANGQLQQGFNGLGGEWGHNPLPWVTKQELPGTACWCGQHGCLETWLSGPALSLLHANAGGIAGDARAIVAQAEQGDAIARASLEAYSHRLARALAAVINLLDPQIIVLAGGLSQVRTLYHDVPALWSRWVFADQVQTPLVPAVHGDASGALGAARLGIEC from the coding sequence GTGCGTATTGGAGTCGATCTGGGCGGCACCAAGATTGAGGGGGTCGTGCTCAACGGAAACCAGGTGGTTGCGCGCCTGCGGGTGGCCACGCCGCAAGGCAACTATGCGGCCACCCTTGATGCCGTCAGCGCGCTTGTGGACGCGCTGGAACAACAGACCGGGCAACGTGCGCTGCCTTTGGGGCTGGGGCACCCAGGCTCGATTGACCCGCACAGCGGCCTGCTGCGCAACGCCAACTCAGTGTGCCTGAATGGACGCGCGCTCAAACAAGATCTGGAGGCGCGACTTGATCGGCCGCTCGCGCTGGCCAATGACGCCAACTGTCTGGCCTTGTCTGAGCTCTACGATGGCGCAGCGCGTGGATTGCAGTCTGCGTTTCTGGTCATTTTAGGCACGGGTGTGGGCGGCGCAGTGGTCGCCAATGGCCAATTGCAGCAGGGGTTCAATGGCCTTGGTGGCGAATGGGGCCACAACCCGTTGCCCTGGGTTACAAAGCAAGAACTGCCAGGCACAGCGTGCTGGTGTGGTCAACACGGTTGTCTGGAAACCTGGTTGTCAGGGCCCGCTCTGTCGTTGCTTCACGCAAACGCGGGAGGCATCGCCGGGGATGCGCGGGCCATAGTGGCGCAAGCCGAGCAGGGGGACGCCATAGCGCGCGCATCGCTGGAGGCGTACAGCCATCGTCTGGCGCGAGCGCTGGCCGCGGTCATCAATCTGCTAGATCCGCAGATCATCGTGCTGGCGGGTGGTTTGTCGCAGGTCCGCACGCTGTATCATGACGTGCCTGCACTGTGGTCGCGATGGGTTTTCGCAGACCAGGTGCAGACCCCGCTGGTCCCTGCCGTTCACGGCGACGCGAGTGGCGCATTGGGCGCCGCCCGCCTTGGAATTGAGTGCTAA
- the lipA gene encoding lipoyl synthase, translated as MSDFKGIPVVVSGEKYTAPQGFNAIKDGIKHDRNAGDVPRGQKPKWLRAQLPSDPRYFDTLKNVKEHKLATVCEESKCPNIGECWSHGTATIMLMGAVCTRACRFCSVDTGNPGGWLDKDEPDNAANSVRLMNLKYIVLTSVDRDDLPDGGAQHYADCIRAIRDMNPDTAVEALTPDFQGRHECVETVVDSGLQVFAQNLETVRRLTHPVRDPRASYEQTLDVLRHAKQFRPDVLSKTSLMLGLGERDDEILAALDDMREAGLDIVTFGQYLRPTRNHLPVERYVTPDEFAKYREWGLERGFLEVVSGPLVRSSYRADQVFSKNNCGL; from the coding sequence ATGAGCGATTTCAAAGGCATTCCTGTGGTGGTTAGCGGTGAGAAATACACCGCACCACAAGGCTTTAACGCGATCAAGGACGGCATCAAGCACGACCGCAACGCGGGCGACGTGCCACGCGGCCAGAAACCCAAATGGCTACGCGCTCAGCTGCCCTCCGATCCGCGTTACTTCGACACCTTGAAAAACGTCAAGGAACACAAGCTGGCCACGGTCTGCGAAGAATCCAAATGCCCCAATATCGGCGAATGCTGGTCGCATGGCACGGCCACCATCATGCTGATGGGCGCAGTGTGCACACGGGCCTGTCGTTTCTGCTCGGTCGACACCGGTAATCCGGGTGGCTGGCTGGACAAGGACGAGCCAGACAACGCGGCCAATTCTGTGCGCTTGATGAACCTCAAGTACATCGTGTTGACCTCGGTGGATCGCGACGATTTGCCCGACGGTGGTGCCCAACACTATGCCGATTGCATCCGCGCCATCCGCGACATGAATCCGGATACCGCAGTGGAAGCCTTGACCCCTGACTTCCAGGGTCGTCATGAGTGCGTCGAAACCGTGGTGGATTCGGGACTGCAAGTGTTCGCCCAGAATCTGGAAACGGTGCGCCGCCTGACCCACCCGGTCCGCGATCCGAGGGCCTCCTACGAACAAACGCTGGACGTGCTGCGCCACGCCAAGCAATTCCGCCCTGACGTGCTGAGCAAAACCAGCCTGATGCTGGGCCTGGGGGAGCGCGACGACGAAATTCTCGCCGCCCTCGACGACATGCGTGAGGCCGGCCTGGACATCGTGACGTTTGGCCAGTACCTGCGCCCGACCCGCAACCACTTGCCGGTGGAGCGTTACGTCACGCCCGATGAATTCGCCAAATATCGCGAATGGGGCCTGGAACGCGGTTTTCTTGAAGTGGTCTCCGGCCCGCTGGTGCGTTCCAGCTACCGCGCGGACCAGGTCTTCTCCAAGAACAACTGCGGGCTGTAA
- a CDS encoding saccharopine dehydrogenase family protein, translating into MSEKTQREFDLVVYGAASFVGRLLTRYLCETYGVDKDLKWALAGRNDAKLKAVAEEFGAQDLPRIIADAQDGPALRDMAGKTKVVVTTVGPYALYGSELVAACVEQGTDYCDLTGEPQWMQRMIDAHQDGAERSGARIVHNCGFDSIPSDLGVWFTQQQAQADFGSHCEQIKMRVKAAKGGASGGTVASLLNVVDEIKKDPALRKVMQNPYAVAPQGMRSGVRQPNVQGPTFDKDANAWLGPFVMAGINTRVVHRSHALLGRPWGEGFLYDEAMMVGRGPGGALRATAVAGGLGGFMVLAALKPTRALLNKTVLPQPGEGPSPQAQEAGFYDLRFFGRTPSGETLQTKVTGDRDPGYGSTAKMLGESAVCLARDIGEKPGGFWTPSTAMGDVLIERLNARAGLSFERVS; encoded by the coding sequence ATGAGCGAAAAAACTCAGCGCGAATTCGATCTGGTGGTGTACGGTGCGGCAAGTTTTGTGGGGCGTTTGCTCACACGTTATTTGTGCGAAACCTACGGGGTCGATAAAGACCTGAAGTGGGCTCTTGCCGGGCGTAACGACGCGAAACTCAAGGCTGTCGCCGAAGAATTTGGCGCCCAAGACCTGCCGCGCATCATCGCCGACGCGCAAGATGGGCCGGCATTGCGTGACATGGCCGGCAAGACCAAGGTGGTCGTCACCACGGTTGGGCCTTACGCACTTTACGGTTCTGAGCTGGTTGCCGCGTGCGTGGAGCAAGGCACGGATTACTGTGATCTGACCGGCGAACCGCAATGGATGCAACGCATGATTGATGCGCATCAGGATGGCGCCGAGCGCTCCGGCGCGCGAATCGTGCACAACTGCGGTTTCGATTCGATTCCGTCCGATCTTGGCGTGTGGTTTACCCAGCAGCAGGCCCAGGCCGATTTCGGCAGCCATTGCGAACAGATCAAGATGCGCGTGAAAGCGGCCAAGGGCGGGGCCAGCGGCGGTACCGTGGCGAGCCTGCTCAATGTGGTTGATGAAATCAAAAAAGACCCGGCTCTGCGTAAAGTAATGCAGAACCCGTATGCAGTGGCGCCGCAGGGCATGCGCAGCGGCGTGCGTCAGCCCAATGTCCAGGGCCCGACATTCGACAAGGATGCCAACGCCTGGCTGGGGCCGTTTGTCATGGCCGGCATCAACACCCGCGTTGTGCATCGCAGTCACGCGCTGCTCGGGCGTCCGTGGGGTGAGGGTTTCCTGTACGACGAGGCCATGATGGTCGGCCGCGGTCCGGGCGGCGCGCTGCGCGCAACCGCTGTTGCCGGCGGCCTCGGTGGATTCATGGTTTTGGCCGCGCTCAAGCCGACGCGTGCTCTGCTCAACAAGACGGTGCTGCCGCAGCCTGGCGAAGGCCCAAGCCCGCAGGCGCAGGAAGCCGGTTTCTATGACCTGCGCTTCTTTGGCCGTACCCCCAGTGGCGAGACCCTGCAAACCAAAGTCACCGGCGATCGCGACCCTGGCTACGGCTCGACCGCCAAGATGCTGGGTGAATCGGCGGTTTGCCTGGCCCGGGATATCGGCGAGAAACCGGGCGGCTTCTGGACGCCCAGCACCGCCATGGGTGATGTGCTGATTGAGCGCCTGAATGCGCGTGCCGGCCTGAGCTTCGAACGCGTCAGCTGA
- the maiA gene encoding maleylacetoacetate isomerase, which produces MLQLFTYYRSVSAHRVRIALNYKAVPYNSVYIDEDIGEQHSETYLRHNPQGLVPALVVNDQLTITQSAAILEFLEEYYPERPLLPKDTFDRARVRSFCQVMVADMQPFNILRTYYYQRDVMGIDKQARRDWYEHWMHKGFEALESLLHKHLEPGAYCHGDKPTLADVCLVPQISNARQNDLDLSEYPTLRRIYRTCMSLSAFQSADPEAQQDRLDRAVAGR; this is translated from the coding sequence ATGTTGCAGCTGTTTACCTATTACCGCAGCGTTTCCGCCCACCGCGTGCGAATCGCCCTGAATTACAAAGCCGTACCGTACAACTCGGTCTACATTGACGAAGACATCGGCGAGCAGCACAGCGAAACTTATCTGCGCCACAACCCGCAGGGTCTGGTGCCGGCTCTGGTGGTGAATGATCAGCTCACCATCACCCAGTCTGCGGCCATCCTCGAGTTCCTGGAAGAGTACTACCCGGAACGTCCGCTGCTTCCGAAAGACACGTTTGATCGTGCCCGGGTGCGCTCGTTCTGTCAGGTCATGGTGGCCGACATGCAGCCGTTCAACATCCTGCGCACCTACTACTATCAGCGCGATGTGATGGGCATCGACAAGCAGGCCCGGCGTGATTGGTACGAGCACTGGATGCACAAAGGGTTCGAGGCGCTGGAATCGTTACTGCACAAGCATCTGGAGCCCGGCGCCTACTGCCATGGCGACAAACCGACCCTGGCCGATGTGTGCCTGGTGCCGCAGATCAGCAACGCACGTCAGAACGATCTGGATCTCAGTGAGTACCCGACGTTGCGGCGCATTTACCGCACCTGCATGTCACTTTCAGCATTCCAGTCGGCCGATCCGGAAGCGCAACAGGATCGACTCGACCGCGCTGTGGCGGGGCGCTAA
- the thrS gene encoding threonine--tRNA ligase: protein MPSITLPDGSRREFDRPVSIAEVAQDIGPGLAKAALAGRINGQLLDTSHVIEDDAELAIVTTRDEEGLDIIRHSTAHLLAHAVKQLYPEAQVTIGPVIDDGFYYDFAYSRPFTPEDLEKIEARMAELAASDYSVARELMARDEAVDYFREMGEEYKAEIIASIPTDEDISLYRQDDFVDLCRGPHVPSTGKLGHFKLMKVAGAYWRGDSRNEMLQRIYGTAWADKKALKKYLNRLEEAAKRDHRTLGKRLDLFHFQEEAPGMVFWHDHGWRVYGVIENYVRQRLRTAGYQEVKTPQVIDKVLWEKSGHMDKFASGMFMTASEDREYAIKPMNCPAHIQIYNQGLKSYRDLPLRMAEFGSCHRNELSGSLHGLMRVRGFTQDDAHIFCTEGQIESEVAELIDLTFDVYKDFGFENVTLALSTRPEERVGSDELWDRSEAALKSCLESKGLDYRLQPGEGAFYGPKIEFTLRDCLERDWQCGTIQLDFSMPGRLDAQYVNEHSERAVPVMIHRAILGSMERFIGILIEHHAGALPLWLAPEQVVVANITDRQADFAKSVVERLTQAGFRARADLRNEKIGFKIRELSIQRIPYVVVLGDREVENNQVAVRARDGADLGTMSVDAFLDRLSDEASRP from the coding sequence ATGCCCAGCATCACCCTGCCCGACGGCTCCCGTCGCGAATTCGATCGTCCGGTTTCCATTGCCGAGGTTGCTCAGGATATCGGTCCTGGGCTGGCCAAAGCGGCTCTTGCCGGGCGCATCAATGGACAACTCCTTGATACCTCTCATGTCATCGAAGATGACGCTGAGTTGGCCATCGTAACCACGCGGGATGAGGAAGGCCTGGATATCATCCGCCATTCCACCGCACATCTGCTGGCCCATGCGGTAAAACAGCTGTATCCCGAAGCTCAGGTCACCATCGGTCCGGTCATCGACGACGGCTTTTATTACGATTTCGCCTACTCGCGCCCGTTCACTCCGGAGGATCTGGAAAAGATCGAAGCGCGCATGGCCGAGCTCGCGGCCTCCGACTACAGTGTGGCCCGCGAGCTGATGGCGCGTGACGAGGCGGTCGACTACTTCCGTGAGATGGGTGAGGAATACAAGGCGGAAATCATCGCCTCGATCCCCACCGACGAAGACATTAGCCTGTACCGTCAGGATGACTTCGTTGACCTGTGCCGTGGCCCGCATGTGCCGTCCACCGGCAAGCTTGGCCATTTCAAACTGATGAAAGTGGCCGGCGCCTACTGGCGCGGCGATTCACGCAACGAAATGCTGCAGCGCATTTACGGCACGGCCTGGGCCGACAAAAAAGCGCTGAAGAAATACCTCAACCGGCTGGAAGAAGCCGCCAAACGCGATCACCGCACGCTGGGCAAGCGCCTTGACCTGTTCCATTTCCAGGAAGAAGCGCCTGGCATGGTGTTCTGGCACGATCACGGCTGGCGGGTTTATGGCGTGATCGAAAACTACGTGCGCCAGCGCCTGCGCACGGCCGGCTACCAAGAAGTTAAAACCCCGCAAGTGATCGACAAAGTGCTGTGGGAAAAGTCCGGCCACATGGACAAATTCGCCAGTGGCATGTTCATGACCGCATCAGAAGACCGCGAATACGCGATCAAGCCGATGAACTGCCCGGCCCACATCCAGATTTACAACCAGGGCCTTAAGAGCTATCGCGACCTGCCCCTACGCATGGCCGAGTTCGGTTCCTGTCACCGCAATGAGCTGTCCGGGTCCTTGCACGGGCTGATGCGCGTGCGCGGCTTTACCCAGGACGATGCGCATATTTTCTGCACCGAAGGCCAGATTGAGTCGGAAGTGGCCGAGCTCATCGACCTGACCTTTGATGTGTACAAGGATTTCGGATTCGAAAACGTCACTCTGGCGCTGTCGACCCGCCCGGAAGAGCGCGTGGGTAGCGACGAGCTGTGGGACCGCTCCGAGGCTGCGCTAAAAAGCTGCCTGGAATCCAAGGGTCTGGACTATCGCCTGCAGCCCGGCGAAGGCGCCTTTTATGGCCCCAAGATCGAGTTCACCTTACGCGACTGTCTGGAGCGTGATTGGCAGTGCGGCACCATCCAGCTGGACTTCTCCATGCCTGGCCGTCTGGATGCGCAATATGTCAACGAACACAGCGAGCGCGCGGTGCCGGTGATGATTCACCGTGCCATCCTGGGCTCCATGGAACGCTTCATCGGCATACTGATTGAGCACCATGCCGGTGCCCTACCGTTGTGGCTGGCTCCAGAGCAAGTTGTGGTGGCCAACATCACCGATCGGCAGGCTGATTTTGCCAAATCCGTGGTCGAGCGCCTGACTCAAGCAGGTTTTCGCGCCCGCGCGGACTTGAGAAACGAGAAAATCGGCTTTAAAATCCGCGAGCTTTCTATTCAACGTATCCCGTACGTCGTCGTGCTGGGAGACCGCGAAGTCGAAAATAATCAAGTGGCCGTGCGTGCGCGTGACGGAGCTGACCTTGGAACCATGTCGGTCGACGCGTTCCTTGACAGGCTGTCCGACGAGGCATCACGGCCTTAG
- a CDS encoding DUF1329 domain-containing protein, translating to MKKCIFAVLVVLATPAYSKVSAEQAARLGQDLTRIGAEKAAAPATPHGLSIPAYAGGFSKPNDSNTAQVPADPYAADEPLLVIDSSNAGQYADILSVGQQALLKNYPTTFRMRVYPTRRSAAVPEHVAQATQANATAVELKPGGNGFTGTAHGFPFPIPASGQELIWNHMARYRTTGFRGFTNSAATTSSGSYVVERAYLEAVIQYGNPDIALGDWDNDLAMILRKVVAPANKAGDTVLLHVPMDREADDIQIWSYNPGTRKVRRIAEVGYDNPAQDGLITHDQVDMFNGPLDRYNFKLIGKKAVLVPYNNYALHSPDVKYADIVHKGHPNPDLLRYELHRTWVLEATIKDDVSHVYSKRVMYLDEDSWLILLADMYDQRGEFWRTSMAFALQYPQIPLPDNSLQAHFDLQSRRYVMLNMQNEERTPMSYNHVAPPSHFTTSALKRFATQQHR from the coding sequence GTGAAAAAATGCATTTTTGCCGTGCTGGTGGTTTTGGCGACGCCGGCGTACTCCAAGGTTTCAGCGGAACAAGCTGCTCGTCTTGGCCAGGATCTGACCCGGATCGGCGCTGAAAAAGCCGCTGCGCCCGCTACGCCGCATGGTTTGTCGATTCCGGCCTACGCCGGGGGCTTCAGCAAGCCCAACGATTCGAATACGGCGCAGGTCCCGGCTGACCCCTATGCCGCCGATGAACCGCTGCTAGTGATCGACAGCAGCAACGCCGGGCAATACGCGGACATCCTCAGCGTGGGGCAGCAGGCGCTGCTGAAAAACTATCCCACGACATTTCGTATGCGGGTGTATCCCACACGCCGCAGCGCGGCCGTGCCTGAGCATGTCGCCCAGGCGACACAGGCGAATGCCACGGCGGTCGAACTTAAACCAGGCGGCAATGGCTTTACCGGAACCGCGCATGGCTTCCCCTTTCCGATACCTGCATCGGGGCAGGAGTTGATCTGGAACCATATGGCACGCTACCGCACAACCGGGTTTCGCGGATTCACCAACAGTGCGGCGACCACATCCAGTGGTTCCTATGTGGTCGAACGCGCCTATCTGGAGGCCGTCATACAGTACGGTAACCCCGATATCGCGTTGGGGGATTGGGACAACGACCTGGCCATGATCCTGCGCAAAGTGGTTGCTCCGGCGAACAAAGCTGGCGACACCGTATTGCTGCATGTGCCAATGGACCGCGAAGCCGACGACATACAGATATGGTCTTACAACCCAGGTACGCGCAAAGTCCGCCGCATTGCCGAGGTGGGGTACGACAACCCGGCACAGGATGGCTTGATTACGCATGATCAGGTCGACATGTTCAACGGTCCGCTGGACCGCTACAACTTCAAGCTGATCGGCAAAAAAGCCGTGCTGGTGCCGTATAACAATTACGCGCTGCACAGCCCCGATGTGAAGTACGCCGATATCGTGCACAAAGGCCATCCCAACCCGGATTTGCTGCGTTATGAACTGCACCGCACCTGGGTCCTGGAAGCCACCATCAAAGACGATGTCTCACATGTTTACAGCAAGCGTGTGATGTATCTGGACGAGGACAGTTGGCTGATTCTGCTCGCCGACATGTATGACCAGCGCGGTGAGTTCTGGCGCACGTCAATGGCATTCGCGCTGCAATATCCGCAAATTCCTCTTCCGGACAACTCGTTGCAAGCCCACTTTGACCTGCAGTCTCGTCGTTACGTGATGCTCAACATGCAGAATGAAGAGCGTACGCCGATGAGCTACAACCATGTTGCGCCGCCAAGCCATTTCACGACCTCGGCCCTGAAGCGCTTTGCGACTCAGCAGCACCGCTAA